One region of uncultured Desulfovibrio sp. genomic DNA includes:
- a CDS encoding HD-GYP domain-containing protein — MSSVRISIDRLKPGMFLVNPGISWLAEPNLYQQEGFIASQDEIRAITRQGYAEACYDPIRSQIVRNLESPPAPQTPLTEEICAARGAFSAAYGHVKSFMQSAASGNIEVTAVEPCLSAIKKSIVRNRNALLLLANLKSLDDYMYRHSVNVAIFAVSFAQYLGMDDEEQRQIGIAALFHDYGKALLPANILNAPRKLNEGEMQIMHSHVERGHAKLQATGKFSAEVLEGILQHHERHDGTGYPYNLSGDQIGIFGRIISICDVYDALASKRVYKDAIHPKHALGTLFKMGENAWAPGYAEHFIKMVGIFPIGTAVVLSNGQKGIVCHSDPYAPSLPRVLLVKDCEHGVRPFRTIDLWRQKSISVNRSLSKIETACWDIATLLDSAHEDDA; from the coding sequence ATGTCATCAGTGCGTATTTCCATAGACCGCCTCAAGCCTGGCATGTTTTTGGTCAACCCCGGCATCTCCTGGCTGGCAGAACCCAATCTTTACCAGCAAGAGGGGTTCATCGCCTCGCAGGATGAAATCAGGGCCATTACTCGGCAGGGCTATGCTGAGGCCTGCTACGATCCCATTCGCTCGCAGATTGTGCGCAATCTGGAATCGCCCCCTGCGCCACAGACGCCGCTTACCGAAGAAATTTGTGCGGCACGGGGTGCGTTTTCCGCTGCTTATGGGCATGTAAAATCATTTATGCAGAGCGCCGCCAGCGGCAACATTGAAGTTACGGCTGTGGAGCCATGCCTGAGCGCCATCAAAAAAAGCATTGTGCGCAACCGCAACGCGCTGCTCTTGTTGGCAAATCTCAAGAGTCTGGATGATTACATGTACCGCCACAGCGTCAACGTGGCCATTTTTGCCGTGTCGTTCGCGCAATATCTGGGGATGGATGACGAAGAACAGCGGCAGATAGGCATTGCGGCGTTGTTTCATGATTACGGCAAGGCGCTGCTGCCCGCCAACATTCTTAACGCGCCGCGCAAACTCAACGAGGGCGAAATGCAGATCATGCATTCGCACGTTGAACGCGGTCATGCCAAGCTGCAAGCCACGGGCAAATTTTCGGCAGAAGTATTGGAAGGCATTTTGCAGCATCACGAGCGGCACGATGGCACAGGCTACCCATACAACCTTTCCGGCGACCAGATAGGCATTTTCGGGCGCATCATTTCCATTTGCGATGTCTATGACGCCCTTGCCTCAAAGCGCGTATACAAAGACGCCATCCACCCCAAGCACGCCCTGGGCACCCTGTTCAAGATGGGCGAGAATGCCTGGGCGCCCGGCTATGCCGAGCATTTCATCAAGATGGTGGGCATCTTCCCCATCGGCACGGCGGTGGTGCTCTCTAACGGGCAAAAAGGCATTGTGTGCCATTCCGACCCGTATGCACCCTCATTGCCGCGCGTGCTGCTGGTCAAGGATTGCGAGCACGGTGTCAGGCCGTTCCGCACCATCGACCTGTGGCGACAAAAAAGCATTTCAGTCAACAGATCACTCTCCAAAATCGAAACAGCCTGCTGGGATATTGCCACCCTGCTTGATTCCGCTCACGAGGACGATGCGTAG
- a CDS encoding HD-GYP domain-containing protein, translating into MKPIKISVTQLRQGMWLVEPTTSWINAPFVYGKSGVIKSAEQIKHIIASGYTEAYYDPDRSVPVQSGTCHCAPERSGARQTPLAEELCRARDLYFDACNYIKNLMQEKKVGAIEVAELRAFVNEIIQSLHRNFNALLLITTIKKTSDYTYRHSINVAIFSIAFAQFLGLDDDETFDTGMAGLFHDYGKAFVPLEILNAPRSLSPDETSVIRSHVRLGHDNLKDIPWINSIILDGILHHHERHDGSGYPHQLRGEAISLHGGIISICDVYDALTSSRVYKNAIPPAQAVKKLFTMSGQAWAPGLVEHFIKLVGIFPVGTVVQLSNETTGIVCQQDHKSPLKPTVLVILKKDRPYAPYYLKLAQNDQVSINRVLVPSELASIKNSKFYRMFLDR; encoded by the coding sequence ATGAAGCCGATAAAGATATCCGTAACGCAGTTACGCCAGGGGATGTGGCTCGTAGAGCCCACGACATCCTGGATAAATGCTCCGTTTGTCTATGGCAAAAGTGGCGTCATCAAAAGTGCCGAGCAGATCAAGCATATTATTGCGTCTGGCTATACAGAAGCCTACTACGATCCTGACCGCTCCGTGCCTGTGCAATCAGGTACGTGCCATTGCGCGCCGGAGCGCAGCGGCGCACGGCAAACACCGCTCGCCGAGGAGCTTTGCCGGGCGCGTGACCTGTATTTTGACGCCTGCAACTACATCAAAAACCTGATGCAGGAAAAGAAGGTGGGCGCCATAGAGGTTGCGGAGCTAAGGGCCTTTGTAAACGAGATTATTCAAAGCCTGCACCGTAATTTCAACGCCCTGCTGCTTATCACAACCATCAAGAAAACCAGCGACTATACCTATAGACACAGCATCAACGTCGCCATCTTTTCCATCGCTTTTGCCCAGTTTTTGGGGCTGGACGATGATGAAACTTTTGATACTGGTATGGCCGGGCTTTTTCACGACTACGGCAAGGCCTTTGTGCCGCTGGAAATTCTGAATGCGCCGCGCAGCCTGAGCCCGGACGAAACCTCGGTTATCCGTTCGCACGTCAGGCTTGGCCACGATAACCTCAAGGATATCCCCTGGATTAACAGTATAATTCTTGACGGCATACTGCACCATCACGAGCGGCACGATGGCTCCGGCTATCCGCACCAGCTCAGGGGCGAGGCCATCAGTCTGCACGGTGGCATTATATCCATTTGCGATGTGTATGACGCGCTGACATCCTCCCGGGTGTACAAAAACGCAATCCCCCCTGCGCAGGCGGTAAAAAAGCTGTTCACCATGTCGGGGCAGGCGTGGGCGCCGGGTCTGGTAGAGCACTTTATCAAGCTGGTGGGCATATTCCCGGTAGGTACGGTGGTGCAGCTCTCAAACGAAACAACGGGCATTGTATGCCAGCAGGATCACAAGTCGCCCCTCAAGCCCACGGTGCTGGTCATACTTAAAAAAGACAGACCCTACGCGCCGTACTACCTCAAGCTTGCGCAGAATGATCAGGTCAGCATCAACCGGGTGCTTGTGCCGTCAGAACTTGCCAGCATCAAGAACAGCAAGTTTTACCGCATGTTTCTTGACCGGTAG
- a CDS encoding CatB-related O-acetyltransferase: protein MNGPHPGEKHPMKEFLQVSFIKNYCTNPNVIIGDYTYYDDPDGPERFFENILYHFDFIGDKLIIGKYCAIARKTTFIMNGGNHAIVPFSTYPFYIFGSGWEAGEPQKQVAPVVKDTIVGNDVWIGYDATILPGVRIGHGCVIGAKSVVTKDLPPYSIAAGNPARLIRRRFAEDVVEQLLEIAWWDWSPEKVSRNLQAIVGCDLSLLASAT from the coding sequence ATGAACGGCCCACACCCTGGCGAAAAACACCCGATGAAAGAATTCCTCCAGGTATCCTTTATCAAGAATTACTGCACCAACCCGAACGTCATCATCGGCGACTACACGTATTACGATGACCCGGACGGCCCGGAACGCTTTTTTGAGAACATCCTCTATCACTTCGACTTCATCGGCGACAAGCTCATCATCGGCAAATACTGCGCCATCGCCAGAAAGACCACCTTCATCATGAACGGCGGCAATCACGCGATTGTCCCGTTCTCCACCTACCCCTTCTACATCTTTGGCTCGGGCTGGGAGGCTGGCGAACCTCAAAAGCAGGTGGCCCCTGTGGTCAAAGATACCATTGTCGGCAATGATGTGTGGATTGGTTATGACGCCACAATACTCCCCGGCGTGCGCATAGGCCACGGCTGCGTTATCGGGGCGAAATCCGTAGTGACCAAAGACCTGCCGCCCTACAGCATTGCAGCGGGCAACCCGGCGCGACTGATTCGCCGCAGATTTGCAGAAGATGTGGTGGAGCAGCTTTTGGAGATTGCGTGGTGGGATTGGTCGCCTGAAAAGGTCAGCCGAAACCTGCAAGCCATCGTTGGCTGCGATCTGAGCCTGCTCGCCAGCGCAACCTGA